AAATAAATGTTAATAGTAACTTTAATATTGCCAACAATGCTAGTATTGATCATGTAATATTATCAGGATTAAAACTAGATGGTAGAGACAAAAACCCGTATTTTCTGAATGTTGGAGATGCGGCATCATTTAATATAAACACCTATAGATTTGAAAATTGTTACATGACTGAAATTAGAACTTTTGCACGTATTAGAAGCGGTGTTACTGGTGCTGTAAATAATTTTGAGATTGATAATTGTTCATTATTTCGTGCTGGTAAAGATTATTATTTATTTACGTATGAAGGAAGTAATGCAGGTTTTACGATAGGAAATGTTAAACTTACACGTTCTACTTTTCAAAGAACTCAAAGATTATTGAGACATGCAGGTCCAGATCCAATAAATAGTATTATCATAAGTGATTGTACCTTGGGTGAAACAACACTATATAATAATGTATGGTTTGAACTTACTCCAATAGTTACTAACGGTATTAAATTTACGAACTCACTTATTGGTAGAGCGTGGGATAATACCACTGCTCCCGGACTTACTAATGCACCTTCTAAGTTTTTGAAATTAGGAAATGGCTCTATAGTTACTTTCGAGAATACCTTTCAAACAAATGATGTTATTTGGGACGCCTCTTACATACAGCCAACAATTCCTGTATATAACGGTACTGTAAGTGATTTATGGGTAGATTCTATAAATGGTGATTTTAATATTAAAGATAAGACTTTTGTAGGAAGAAGTACTAGTGGAGATCCCCGCTGGAGATTATAAAAATAGTTTAGTTTGTTTATAAAGGTATGCTTTGATATTTAATTATTATAGCATACCTTTTTTGTAGTTTGTTCATTTAAATAGTGAATATCGCGAAACATAGCCAAAGTAAGACCTTTTACGTACTATTAATCTAAAAAATCTAATTGGCATTTATTGCCGTATATAAATTAGCCTCACCTTGTGAGGCTTTTTGTTAAATTTAAACTGTTTATTAACAATATTTTTTAAATTAGTAAACTGAAAAAAATCAAAACTTATCTAAAAATGAATTACACCAAACCTTTAACCTTTTTAACGCTTTTATTTTCATTAGCAATTTTCTCTCAAACAAGTGGTTCAGAAGATGATAAGCTATCCCTAAACAGTGGTACGATTGATAACCAATTTGATTATGTGATTACAAAATCGAACGGTTGGAGAGATGAACGCGGACAATCATACAGAGTTATAAAAGCCCATTGGTTAACAGATCTAAAAGCACATACTCTAGACTCTTTACAAGCCATTCGTAAAAATTTAGTAGCTACTGAAATTACTGTAAAAGCACAAACACAAGAAATTGCAGATTTAAAAACCAGTCTTTCCAACACACAAAATAATTTAGATAAAACAAAAAGCGAAAAAAACAGCATATCATTATTTGGTACCCAAATGAGCAAAAGTGGTTATAGCGGACTCATGTGGTCTATAATTGCTATATTATTAGCTTTCTTAATATTCTTTATATATAAGTTTAAAAATAGTAATGCTGTTACTAAAGAAGCTAAACGCACACTTTCGGATGTTGAAGATGAATTTGAAGAACACCGTAAAATAGCTGTAGAACGCGAACAAAAAGTACGACGCCAGTTGCAAGATGAAATAAATAAACAAAAAATAATTAAAGCAAAGAAATAAACTTTGTTTCTTTTTTATATTTATAACTTGACTCGACTCATAAATTATACACCTAACCGCTTCACTACATAATCTTTATAAGTGTCTCCTATTGGGATTTGAATACCATCCACAATAATTTTGGTTTTTTGTAATGCTTTTATAAAATCTATATTTACAACAAAAGACCTATGAACTCTTATAAAACGAGTAGGAGGAAGTTTTTCAAGAATATCTTTAAAACTCGATAGTGTTAAAATAGCCTTATCAGACTGAGATGTGTAAATTTTTATATAATCTTTTAAGCCTTGAATATATTTTATAGAATCAGTATTTATTTTAATATTTTCGTATTCAGATTTAACAAAAATAAAATTATCTTGAGCCTTAACTTGTGGCAATTCAATGGCTATATCTCCTTTTAAGCTATTTTTATTTTCCAACTCGTATTTTTCTTTTGCACGAGTTACTGCCTTTAAAAATCTGTGAAAAGGTATGGGTTTTACCAGATAATCTGTAGCATTTAAGTTAAATCCATCTAAAGCGTATTCTGGATATGCCGTTGTAAAAATAAATTGTGGCATATTGTCTAACGCTTTTACCAAATCAATCCCTGTTAGATTTGGCATTTCAATATCTAAAAAAATTAGATCTACTTTATGTTTATTTAGTAATGTTATAGCTTCCAAAGGATTTGTGCATTTAACAACAATTTCAAGCCCTCCTATTTGTTTTATATAAGATTCTATAACATCAATTGCTAACGGTTCATCATCAATAATTACACACTTCATCAATCTAATTTTAACTCTAAATTTACAACAAATCTGCTATCCTTTTCTTGAACTTCAAGTTTGTGTTTATTAGGGTATAAAAGTTCCAACCGTTCTTTGGTGTTTTGCAAACCAATTCCCGAACTGCCTTTGTCAGTTTTTCTATTCCCAATAACATTAATACATTTAAAATGTAAATCATTGTCTTGTATATTTATTTCAATTTTAACCTCAGTATGCCCTTTAAAATCGGTACCATACTTAAAGGCATTTTCTATAAAGGAAATAAATAACAACGGTCTTATTTTTTGATTTGCTATAGCCCCACGAATATTTAGTATAACATCTTTATTATTAGCAATACGTAAACGTTGTAATTTTAAGTAATTTTGAATATACTCCACCTCTTTAGACAGTGATACAAATTCACTATTGGTTTCATACAACATATACCGCATCAATTCAGATAGAGTAATGATAGCTTCAGGAGCATCATTCGATTTTTTGGTTGTAAGTGAATAAATACTATTTAATGAATTAAATAAAAAATGTGGACTTAATTGATGTTTTAAAAAATGAAGTTCGGTTGATGCTCTTTGGACTTCTATTTCTCTTTTTTTTCGGTCGTTTTTATTCCATTCTGAATACACTTTTAAAGCTGTACCCGTTACTATTAACAAAACATTAAAAATAAAGGGACCAATTAACCTCATTCGAGAAAACGAATCAACCCTGGTTTTTGAAAAAGGTGGGTTGAAATTAGGGTTATGTCTCATATCTATAGTGAACTGGTTAAAAACTACTAATACTGTTGTAATGAGAATTAATAAACTAACAATATATAGAAATGTCTTTTTTTTTAGTAAAAACCGAGTTACCAAATACGAATAGTTTATGTAAAAAAGCAGCAAATTACTAATCAATATAAATACAATCCTTCTATTAATGATTTCATCCCCGGCTCTGGGTTGCATTAAACTAAAACATACAAAAACAGCCCAAATAGAAACGTGTATGACTATTTGATTACGTTTTCTATTTTTTGTTGAATTTGTATTTTGCATGGTACTAATTTATACAGTTTAATTTAATACCAAGATGTTTTATATCTAAAAGTGATATTCTTGGATTTTCTTTATTATTCAATTTTGTTTTGACTAAATCGGCCATTTTTTGAGCATCTTGTAATGTACAAAAAGATTGATTATTTTGTATCGTTGGTATATAATCTTGCTTAATTAAAAGCTTCTTATTGTAATTAATACTATAGCCATAGCCTGTACTTGTTTTATAAACCTCTGTTGTAAAAGCTTCCGTTTTACTATTAAAAGCGGTGGTATTTATTATAAAATAGGTTAAAACAGCACTAAAACTAAGTAGTATAGCTATTATATATTTTTGCTTATTATTCATTGGCTTTAAAAAATAAAATAAAAATCCAAAGCACTGAGGTTACTAAACGTACAGAAATGTACATGAGAGTTTGTGCCTTGGATAAAAAAAACTACTAATCAATTATTTTAATTATATACTAATCTTCATCATCATAGTCGTCTTGAGGAAATACTTCATAAATGTCATCTAAGTATAAACTTCCTGTTCTACCCATTAATACGTAACCTTTACTCCCATTAGAAAAAGCAACAGCATCTTGACGAACGGTTCCTTCTAATGCTGAGATTTCTTCCCATTCATCAAGCGTTGGGTTGTATTCCCAAATGGTACCCACAGCCCCTCCATAATAACCTGTTGCTATATACCCTAGACCATCAATACTTAGCCCTACGGCATTAGATCGGGTGATACTGTAATCGTCATCCTCATCTATATCATTTTTACGAGTCCAAACTTCAGTAGTTGGATCAAATTCCCAAAAATCCACTTTATACAATCCATTACTAACCCCTGTACCTAAATATACTTTATCATTTATAATAAAAGAGGTCGCATCAATTCTTTTTTCACCTCCAAAACCAACAAGTTCAGACCACGTATCGGTTAATGGATTGTACTTCCAAAAATCTTTTTTATCGTTATCACCATCATTACCAGTGCCAATATAACCCAAACCATTAATTCCAAATTCTACAGCTGCACGTCTTACCCCGCCACCAAAATTGGCTTTTTGAGTCCATGAATTAGCAGTTGGATCATACGCCCAAAAATCGCTTAACTCATCGTCTCCATCATAACCCACTCCTACATATCCTTTATCATCTATAGCAAAGCCTGATGCCGAACTTCTTCCTAGCCCTGGAAAATCGGCTTTTTGAACCCAATAATTTCCTTCAATATTATATTGCCAAAAATCATTTAAATATTCATCACCATCATAACCAGTTCCCATATATCCAAAATCACCAATCGTGAAACTAATGGCATTACTTCGTGGCGTACCATCAAAAACCGATCGCTCTTGCCAATTACCTCTATCTTCCTCATCATCATCAGTTGAACAACCTGTAAAAGTGATTGAAGTAATAGAAAGAATTAATATTAAAAGTGTTTTATTGTTTTTCATAATCTATTTTTTGTTTTTTTATATTAAACTTTATCCCCACTGATAAAAACGGCTTTGATTTTGTGTTAAAATTAAATTCAGAATTATCCTCATTATTAAGTAGTGTATATTTATTAGAAAGTGAATAACCTCCAGAAAATGAAATAACCCAAAAATCATCCATACTATAATTTATCAATTTAAATTTTTGCCAAATCTATTTTTTACATTCAACAAACAAAAACATAATAGCTGTTCTAGGGATTAGTCTATACTAACACTGAATTTTTTAAGACCAACACCAAAAAATAAATTTGGAAGTAACTAATAACCCGTTGGCATATTAAAATACTGCTTTGGTATAACTAATTTCATTTGAGAATGCCGTTTAATTAAGTTCGCTGAAATTATTGACTTATGACCATTAGGCAAGCCGTTGCGATTCCCATACTTAGTGTGGTATTACTTTGTATTCTAATAACATCTTGTGAAAAAGACAGCGAAAACGCTCCTGTTGGAGAAGATTGGATGGATTTAGATACCCAAGTTTATTATATTGATACACTAACTGTTAACGCCACTACTTTTAAATTTGATTCTATTGCCGTTTCTGGTACAGATAGATTATTAATTGGCGCTTACACCGACCCCGTTTTTGGTTTTACTAAAAGTAAAAGTTATGCGCAGTTTACAAACTCGATTTACACTTTAGATAGCGATGCTGTTTTCGATTCTATTGCCTTAATTTTAAATTATGACAACTATTTTTATAATGACACCATACCTGTTCAGAAAATAAATGTGTATGAAATCATAAAAGACGTTGAACCCGATGATGACGCAGATAGCTATTATAATACAACCCGTATAACGGTAAACACCACACCTATAGCATCAAAAAGTTTTATTGCAAAACCTAAGAAAGATGACTCGTTACACGTTACACTAAATAACATCTTCGGAAAAACCCTATTCGAAAACTTAAGAGATAATAAAATTAATAATTCCGATGAATTTTTAAAAGCTTACCAAGGCATTCTTATTGAACCTGATAACAATAACACCGCCATATTAGGATTTTTAAAAAGCAGCTTTATAAGAATATATTACACCGATAAAGATGAATTGGAAACAGAGGTATCGACCTTTGATATGCTTTTTAATACAACTAATAGTTTTCATAATGTTTCAAATACCGTTGAAGGAACTGTTTTTGAAACATTAACAAGTCAAGAAATCTATTTACCAAGTTCTATTACCAATAACACAAGCTTTATGCAAGCTGGAACTGGAATTGCCACCAGAATAGACATTCCCAACTTAGAATCTCTGTATGACATATCGGGTACAGGAATTATTATTGATGCCTATTTAAAAATATCATTAAAACAAAATTCTAGCACCAAGAATCTTCATACTAATGATTCTCTCAATGTATATATCATAGATAAGAAATCTAACATTGTAAGTGCTTTAACGGATACACAGGGAAATACCGTGTTAGGTTTAATTGACCAAGAAGACACCGAATTTAATATAACAACCTACTCTATTCCTGTTAAATATTTTCTCAATCTTAAACTAACTGATATTAATGGTGACGATTTGTTTTTAGCTATTTACCCTAAAGATTATAATAAATCGGTTAACAGATATATACTAAATGGTGAAGGCGCTTCAAATAACATAAAATCCAAACTCGAATTAATTTACGCTATTTATGATAAATAAATATATGCTACTAACTACATTTTTTGTAGTATGTGCAACACAATTAACAGCACAATCCAATGCATTATCTAGCTCACCTTATTCGCTATATGGTTTAGGTTTGAGCAACGAAACCTCTACAGGAAAAGTAAATGGATTAAACGGATTAGGTATTGCCATGCCTTCTACTACGTTTATAAATAATTCAAACCCAGCATCGTTTGGCAATATATTATTAAACTCTTTTCTCTTCGACTTTGGTATAAAGGCACAAACCAATCTACTAGCCGAAGGGAGCAGTAACAACTCCAATATAATAGCAAATTTTTCAAATATTTCATTGGCATTTCCTGTAACAAAACAATCTGGATTTGGTGTTACTCTAATACCTTTTACTAGTGTTGGATATAACATATCTGGCATAGAAACAAATATAGAAGGTACAAACAACAATATTTTTATTACAGATATAGAAGGTACCGGTGGAATAAATGATTTAAAACTTAACTACGGATATGCATTCACTAATAAATTCCGATTTGGTATTACTGGTTCTGTGCTATTTGGTAAAATAACCGAAACCGAAACCGATTATTTACCTAATAATACATTTATTATAGAAGATATAAATTACTACTCAGGCTTACGTCTAGGTTTTGGTTTTCAGTACGACCATATTTTTAAGAATGTTTCAATTGGAGGAACAGCCCATCTGCCTACAAGTTTAAAAGGAAGTAAATCAAGTACTATAGCCTTATATACCATAGATTCTTCAATCGATTTAACCGAAAATTCCGAAAGCAGTATTGATGATTTTAATTTACCTTTAGAACTTGGTTTTGGTATACAAACAAACTTAAAAAAATATTTTTCGATAAATTTAGATTATAAAAAAAGTTATTGGAGCAATACAAACCAAACAGACCAACTTGGTACTTATGTAAATCAAAATTTATTTGGTATTGGTTTGCAATATGCGGCTGAAAAAAAAGTATCTAAATTCTTTAATAATCTAGAATACCGAGTTGGCTATAATTTTAATGATGGAAATTTAGAAGTAAACAATCATCGTGTAAAAAATAACACCTTGAATTTAGGTGTTGGATTGCCATTAAACGGTTACTCAAATTCTATGATTAATATTGGGTATTCGTATGGTAGCAAAGGACAAATTACTAATGGTTTAATAAAAGAAAACTACCACTTGCTTTCCATTAACTTCAGCTTAGAAGGCATTTGGTTTCAAAAGCGTAAAATTGATTAGCTTTAATAATTAACGTAACGATAAAAATGAAGAAGTAAACTTTATTCTTATAAAAAAAGACAGTCTATAATAAATTACAGACTGTCTTTTTTAAATTAAGATCTATTGAAATTTACCTAGAATAATTAGGTGATTCTTTGGTAATAGTCACATCGTGAGGATGGCTTTCATTAATACCACTTGCCGTAATTTTTACAAATTGCCCTGTTTCTTTTAAAGTAGCAATATCTTTAGCTCCGCAATAGCCCATACCAGCTCGCAAGCCTCCAATAAACTGATGAATACTTTCGTATAGATCGCCTTTGTAAGGTACACGACCTACAATACCTTCTGGCACTAATTTTTTTATATCATCTTCAACATCTTGAAAATAACGGTCTTTACTACCTTCTTTCATCGCCTCAACCGATCCCATACCACGATACGATTTAAATTTTCTACCTTCGTAAATAATGGTTTCTCCTGGTGATTCTTTAGTTCCTGCTAAAAGCGACCCGAGCATTACCGTATCTGCACCTGCTGCAATAGCTTTAGGAATATCACCTGTATAGCGAATACCACCATCAGCAATTACAGGAACACCTGTACCTTTTATAGCTGCAGCAACTTCTAAAACCGCAGAAAACTGAGGAAAACCTACGCCTGCAACTACACGTGTTGTACAAATAGACCCAGGACCTATACCCACTTTTACAGCATCGGCTCCTGCTTCTACTAAATATTTTGCTGCTGCTCCTGTAGCAATGTTACCTACAATAACATCTAAATTCGGAAACTTTGCCTTAATGTCTTTCAAGACTCTTACCACACCTTGGGTATGTCCATGTGCCGTATCAATTACCACAGCATCAACCCCTGCATTTACTAAGGCTTCAGTTCTATCAATTGCATCTCCTGTAACTCCAATAGCTGCAGCAACACGCAAACGGCCATATTGGTCTTTGTTCGCCATAGGCTTTTGACTCAATTTGGTAATATCTCTAAAAGTAATTAAGCCAGATAGTTTATAATTATCGTCTACAATAAGTAATTTTTCTATTTTATGTTTTTGAAGTATTATTTCAGCTTCACTTAAGGAAGTTCCAACGGCAGCAGTTACTAGGTTCTCGCTAGTCATTACCTCAACGATTGGACGTTTTTTATCGTGTTCGAAACGCAAATCGCGGTTAGTAACAATTCCCTTTAAAGTTCCTTCTTCATCTACAATAGGAATTCCTCCAATGCCATATTCTGCCATCGCTTTCTTTGCATCATTAACAATTGCTGTTAATGGCAAGGTTACTGGATCTATAATCATACCACTCTCGGCACGTTTCACCTTTCTAACCTTTAAAGCCTGAGCTTCAATAGTCATGTTTTTATGCAATACACCAATGCCTCCTTCTTGCGCCATAGCAATAGCCATTTTGCTTTCAGTAACAGTATCCATAGCTGCCGATATAATAGGCACGTTAATGGTTATATTCCGTGTGAATTTTGTTTGAATATTAACTTCTCTTGGAAGTACTTCTGAGTATGCTGGAACGAGTAGAACGTCGTCGTAGGTTAACCCTTCTCCCAGAATTTTATTTTGATGTGCGGTCATGATGCAATTATGATTATAATTGCGTGCAAATATACACATTTTTTTCTGTTTGAATCCTTTAAAACTAAAGGAATAAAAAATAGTGATTAAATAAAGTTTGGTCTTCTAACTATTTAAAATAGTAAAGAAATAAATACCTACAAAAATTTTATCGTTTAATATTTTTAAAGTAAATTCTAAGTGTATTTAATGCGTATTCATAACGCATTTCTTTGTTTTCTAAATCGCCCATAAATTGAAGCTCTTTTGGAACAAAAATCCCATATAAACACTTTCTCTGCAAAATATTTTCAACCTTTTTCAAACTTCGAGCATCCATTGTATTTATAATTTCATTAACCCAAATATACTGCTCTTTATAGAGAATATCTTTGTCCCATTCTAAACCAGCTTTTTCATTTAAGATACTTGTTAATTTAAAAAGGTTATTTATTTCAATAAATGAATTTTTAAAAATAGATTCACTGCAACTATTTGCATAGTTCATAATCTTTTTATTTGCAAAAACGTTACTAGGAAAAGCTTCCATTAAACTTAATTTTCTAGAAATAAAATACACCATTTTAAACCAAACAACTTGGTGTCCCTTTTTTTCAACTTCTGTTTGAACCCATTTGTAAAAGTCTTTACGCTCTGAAAAACTATTGTATTCTTGGGAAAGATTGTTTTCTAAATTAAATGAATTGGCGAGTTTCCAAACATCTGTATTATTGGTTCTATCTGATTTTAACCAATCTGAAGCCAGTAAATTTTCTTTGTGTGTGGTTTTATGATAGATTTTTAAACTTTTCCACTCCTTTGCATAAACAGAAAGGTTTAAAATAAACAAGAATAAAAAACAATACACTCTCATAATTCTTTAAAATTACAAGAAAATAACATTCAAATTGACTCTTTAATAGTTTTATTTTTTTAACTTCTTAACGCCTTCCTGAACCTCGTCTAGAATTTCCTCCGCTTAGATTCATTTTCTGACCAGCAAAACGTCCAAATTTGTAAACAAAGGTTAGCATAAAGTACTGTTCTAATATTTTATTTTCTACATCTTGAATAGAGGTTTCTGAAATAGACCTACTATATCCGTTATTTTTTCCTAAAATATCATAACCCACGGCTGTTAATGTGGCTTTATTATCCCAAAGCTGTACCCCTAACCCTGCATTCCAAAAAACAGCTGCTCCATCAAAATCATCACCTACCCTACTGTTATATCGATACGATACTTTGTTAGTAAAAAAAGCATCTTTAAGAAAAAACACAGACGATTCTAACCTTAAATTCTGCACAAAATATTCGTTATCATTATACGTATTAGTGTCGTATTTAGTATTTGTTAAGGCATAACTATAAGATGTACTTATATCTATTTTCTTGTCGTACGAATAACTAAATGACAACGAAGGTTTGAGCGTATACGTTTTTGTGGTGAATTTTAGAGTATTTTGAATAGACCTAATATTATCATAGTCGCCTTTTAACCTTAAATTGATATTGAAATTAGTTTTTTTACTAAAATATGATTTTGAAATAGCTGTATTTCCTGAAATACTATAATCGCCATTTATATTTTCATAGGTTGTATAACGAATTAAATCTGAATCTGTTATTGTAGAATTAATAATTTTGTCTTGTACAAATTCCGCTTTCGCATTTGCTGTAACATTAATGTTATTATACGCAATATTGTTTTGGTATCTTAAACCAACCTCATGACTAACAGCTGGCTTTAAAAATGGGTTCCCTGTTCTTATACTGGTTATATTACTAACATCGGCAATAGGCTGTAATTGGCTAATTGATGGTAGATTAACGTTTTGATCATAGTCTAACCTAACATTTTTATAACCTTTTTCATCACGATAACGAACACTACCTGAATAGGTTACATAGTCAAACTCATTTTTAAAATTACGAGCTTCTATAATGTTATCTTCATAGTTTCTAAAGGCACTTGTATAAGAACCTTCTAACTCAAAACGAAATTCTTTATAATCATAACGTACCCCTAAAGAAGGTCTAATGGTTGTATTTACATATCTACTATTAACACTTATTTGATCGTTAAAATCATCATACTTTTCAGTATTTTCATTATAATCATAAATAGATTTTTCATCTTTTTGACTATTTACAGTAGCAGTATATCTAGGAGTTAATCTAAAATTAGTAAACAACTCTTTATTCCATCTTGCATTTAAATTTATTTTTGCTCCTGAATTATTGGAGTTCGAGATTTGGTCTTGAACAACAGATGTGTTGCTGCTTTCTAAATCATTTTTAGAATAGTTTGAACCTTGGCCATCTTGACTATCAAAATCAGTAGTGATTCCTATATTAAAATAATCTCTTTTA
The genomic region above belongs to Mariniflexile litorale and contains:
- a CDS encoding LytTR family DNA-binding domain-containing protein, which codes for MKCVIIDDEPLAIDVIESYIKQIGGLEIVVKCTNPLEAITLLNKHKVDLIFLDIEMPNLTGIDLVKALDNMPQFIFTTAYPEYALDGFNLNATDYLVKPIPFHRFLKAVTRAKEKYELENKNSLKGDIAIELPQVKAQDNFIFVKSEYENIKINTDSIKYIQGLKDYIKIYTSQSDKAILTLSSFKDILEKLPPTRFIRVHRSFVVNIDFIKALQKTKIIVDGIQIPIGDTYKDYVVKRLGV
- the guaB gene encoding IMP dehydrogenase; its protein translation is MTAHQNKILGEGLTYDDVLLVPAYSEVLPREVNIQTKFTRNITINVPIISAAMDTVTESKMAIAMAQEGGIGVLHKNMTIEAQALKVRKVKRAESGMIIDPVTLPLTAIVNDAKKAMAEYGIGGIPIVDEEGTLKGIVTNRDLRFEHDKKRPIVEVMTSENLVTAAVGTSLSEAEIILQKHKIEKLLIVDDNYKLSGLITFRDITKLSQKPMANKDQYGRLRVAAAIGVTGDAIDRTEALVNAGVDAVVIDTAHGHTQGVVRVLKDIKAKFPNLDVIVGNIATGAAAKYLVEAGADAVKVGIGPGSICTTRVVAGVGFPQFSAVLEVAAAIKGTGVPVIADGGIRYTGDIPKAIAAGADTVMLGSLLAGTKESPGETIIYEGRKFKSYRGMGSVEAMKEGSKDRYFQDVEDDIKKLVPEGIVGRVPYKGDLYESIHQFIGGLRAGMGYCGAKDIATLKETGQFVKITASGINESHPHDVTITKESPNYSR
- a CDS encoding DUF4270 family protein; this encodes MTIRQAVAIPILSVVLLCILITSCEKDSENAPVGEDWMDLDTQVYYIDTLTVNATTFKFDSIAVSGTDRLLIGAYTDPVFGFTKSKSYAQFTNSIYTLDSDAVFDSIALILNYDNYFYNDTIPVQKINVYEIIKDVEPDDDADSYYNTTRITVNTTPIASKSFIAKPKKDDSLHVTLNNIFGKTLFENLRDNKINNSDEFLKAYQGILIEPDNNNTAILGFLKSSFIRIYYTDKDELETEVSTFDMLFNTTNSFHNVSNTVEGTVFETLTSQEIYLPSSITNNTSFMQAGTGIATRIDIPNLESLYDISGTGIIIDAYLKISLKQNSSTKNLHTNDSLNVYIIDKKSNIVSALTDTQGNTVLGLIDQEDTEFNITTYSIPVKYFLNLKLTDINGDDLFLAIYPKDYNKSVNRYILNGEGASNNIKSKLELIYAIYDK
- a CDS encoding sensor histidine kinase; the protein is MRHNPNFNPPFSKTRVDSFSRMRLIGPFIFNVLLIVTGTALKVYSEWNKNDRKKREIEVQRASTELHFLKHQLSPHFLFNSLNSIYSLTTKKSNDAPEAIITLSELMRYMLYETNSEFVSLSKEVEYIQNYLKLQRLRIANNKDVILNIRGAIANQKIRPLLFISFIENAFKYGTDFKGHTEVKIEINIQDNDLHFKCINVIGNRKTDKGSSGIGLQNTKERLELLYPNKHKLEVQEKDSRFVVNLELKLD
- a CDS encoding kelch repeat-containing protein, producing MKNNKTLLILILSITSITFTGCSTDDDEEDRGNWQERSVFDGTPRSNAISFTIGDFGYMGTGYDGDEYLNDFWQYNIEGNYWVQKADFPGLGRSSASGFAIDDKGYVGVGYDGDDELSDFWAYDPTANSWTQKANFGGGVRRAAVEFGINGLGYIGTGNDGDNDKKDFWKYNPLTDTWSELVGFGGEKRIDATSFIINDKVYLGTGVSNGLYKVDFWEFDPTTEVWTRKNDIDEDDDYSITRSNAVGLSIDGLGYIATGYYGGAVGTIWEYNPTLDEWEEISALEGTVRQDAVAFSNGSKGYVLMGRTGSLYLDDIYEVFPQDDYDDED
- a CDS encoding tRNA (guanine-N1)-methyltransferase, which codes for MNYTKPLTFLTLLFSLAIFSQTSGSEDDKLSLNSGTIDNQFDYVITKSNGWRDERGQSYRVIKAHWLTDLKAHTLDSLQAIRKNLVATEITVKAQTQEIADLKTSLSNTQNNLDKTKSEKNSISLFGTQMSKSGYSGLMWSIIAILLAFLIFFIYKFKNSNAVTKEAKRTLSDVEDEFEEHRKIAVEREQKVRRQLQDEINKQKIIKAKK
- a CDS encoding DUF4907 domain-containing protein, whose protein sequence is MNNKQKYIIAILLSFSAVLTYFIINTTAFNSKTEAFTTEVYKTSTGYGYSINYNKKLLIKQDYIPTIQNNQSFCTLQDAQKMADLVKTKLNNKENPRISLLDIKHLGIKLNCIN
- a CDS encoding outer membrane beta-barrel protein — encoded protein: MKKLVILLSLFISTTLFAQKFTLEGIVKDESAHVLEGATVYLQSIKDSIPIAYGITNKNGEFYLQVNTENEPKAIFNIAYMGYKPYKQDIDVPTGKQLNMGSITLDDQAEELNVVSIIAKAPPILIKRDTIEYNADSFKTMPNDKVEDLLKKLPGVEIDLDGIITVNGVEVEAINVDGMRFFGEKNGAIALKNIPSNAISKVQVTDFKTDMQKFTGEESDSGTKEINLKIKKGQNKAYFGDVNLGYGTDEKYQANANLFQLIDGKQLGVIMGTNNINMSRGFNSLPDADSSNGYIESDFLGANFSKGKWNETRVNADYKYSNQSNDRAQKSYTENFLPDLNYITNSESRGFNDSDRHDVGSDLKFLIEPKNKTSRNNVQLSNKTNFNTSNTDSFSTSTKKSEYANGDLVSTYFSKNESNTRNYNFGNTFEVTSRIGDKRDYFNIGITTDFDSQDGQGSNYSKNDLESSNTSVVQDQISNSNNSGAKINLNARWNKELFTNFRLTPRYTATVNSQKDEKSIYDYNENTEKYDDFNDQISVNSRYVNTTIRPSLGVRYDYKEFRFELEGSYTSAFRNYEDNIIEARNFKNEFDYVTYSGSVRYRDEKGYKNVRLDYDQNVNLPSISQLQPIADVSNITSIRTGNPFLKPAVSHEVGLRYQNNIAYNNINVTANAKAEFVQDKIINSTITDSDLIRYTTYENINGDYSISGNTAISKSYFSKKTNFNINLRLKGDYDNIRSIQNTLKFTTKTYTLKPSLSFSYSYDKKIDISTSYSYALTNTKYDTNTYNDNEYFVQNLRLESSVFFLKDAFFTNKVSYRYNSRVGDDFDGAAVFWNAGLGVQLWDNKATLTAVGYDILGKNNGYSRSISETSIQDVENKILEQYFMLTFVYKFGRFAGQKMNLSGGNSRRGSGRR
- a CDS encoding Insecticidal toxin complex protein, which codes for MRVYCFLFLFILNLSVYAKEWKSLKIYHKTTHKENLLASDWLKSDRTNNTDVWKLANSFNLENNLSQEYNSFSERKDFYKWVQTEVEKKGHQVVWFKMVYFISRKLSLMEAFPSNVFANKKIMNYANSCSESIFKNSFIEINNLFKLTSILNEKAGLEWDKDILYKEQYIWVNEIINTMDARSLKKVENILQRKCLYGIFVPKELQFMGDLENKEMRYEYALNTLRIYFKNIKR